The following proteins are encoded in a genomic region of Parabacteroides pacaensis:
- a CDS encoding S46 family peptidase codes for MKKIWVSLWLLIVMCGSIHADEGMWLLNEINKQNIDRMRELGFILPYDSLYSENQNSISDAVVIFGGGCTGIAVSEQGLIFTNHHCGYASIQSQSSVEHDYLKNGFISQSMEEEIPIPDLTVKFLRKTVNVTDRIISAIDTITDEYARINAADSISALICDSLGKDPMVYADVYPYYASNVYYLQIYDVFKDVRMVFAPPSSVGKFGGDTDNWMWPRHTGDFSVFRVYANADNKPAEYSKENKPYKPRYVPKVSLKGYEDNDYAMTIGFPGSTDRYLSSWGVEQRMEYSNKPRIEARGIKQAIWKEAMRADDEVRIKYSSKYQMSSNYWKNSIGMNRGLSRLNVIDRKRKEETAFANWLEQHPEKKEKYGEVLTLLRKGYEESNEYQQAATYLLEAFPAGSEIVRLARSVQSIDDKSSPEDIKKVMEERVKPLYKDYDPAVDEKILAAMMKLAKERVPAQYLPQIYRTVDKKYKGNYEKYSSDLFRKSAFSNYDKLYSIVSNPGKFKKIGKDPAFELALSVMISFFELQQLMGDSEYNIAKGERLYFAALKEMYPDSAFSSDANFTKRLSYGSIGGYRPYDATWFNYYSTEQGVLEKQDPNNEEFAVQPEILDLLRSGDFGMYGNGKGGMNLCFLSNNDITGGNSGSPVFNKAGHLIGLAFDGNWEAMSGDIAFEPDLQRTISVDIRYVLFMIDKWGKCPRLINELNLVR; via the coding sequence ATGAAAAAAATATGGGTTTCCCTGTGGTTGCTCATAGTGATGTGTGGCAGTATACATGCTGATGAAGGTATGTGGTTACTGAATGAGATTAATAAACAGAACATCGACCGGATGAGGGAACTTGGTTTTATCCTTCCGTATGATAGTTTATATAGTGAAAATCAAAATAGTATATCGGATGCTGTAGTAATATTCGGCGGAGGTTGCACAGGAATTGCGGTATCCGAACAAGGTTTAATATTTACCAATCATCATTGTGGTTATGCTTCTATTCAGAGTCAGAGCTCGGTAGAACATGACTATCTGAAAAATGGATTTATTTCCCAAAGTATGGAAGAGGAGATTCCTATTCCTGATTTGACAGTCAAGTTTTTGAGAAAGACAGTGAATGTGACAGACCGTATTATTTCTGCTATCGACACGATTACCGACGAATATGCTCGTATTAATGCAGCCGATTCAATTAGTGCATTGATTTGTGATTCCTTAGGAAAAGATCCGATGGTATATGCCGATGTATATCCTTATTATGCAAGTAATGTATATTATTTGCAAATCTATGATGTTTTTAAGGATGTACGTATGGTATTTGCCCCGCCTTCGTCGGTTGGTAAATTCGGAGGAGATACGGATAATTGGATGTGGCCACGTCATACAGGCGATTTTTCTGTATTCCGGGTGTATGCGAATGCAGACAATAAACCGGCTGAATATAGCAAAGAAAATAAGCCTTATAAGCCTCGTTATGTACCGAAGGTATCTTTAAAAGGGTACGAAGATAATGATTATGCAATGACAATTGGTTTTCCTGGAAGTACAGACCGTTATCTTTCTTCGTGGGGCGTAGAACAACGAATGGAGTATAGCAATAAGCCGCGAATCGAAGCACGTGGAATTAAACAAGCAATATGGAAAGAAGCCATGCGTGCAGATGATGAGGTTCGTATTAAATATTCTTCTAAATATCAGATGAGTTCTAACTATTGGAAAAATTCGATCGGTATGAACCGTGGATTGTCTAGGTTGAATGTCATAGATAGGAAACGGAAGGAAGAAACTGCTTTTGCCAATTGGTTAGAACAACATCCTGAAAAGAAGGAAAAATATGGAGAAGTCTTGACTTTACTCCGGAAAGGGTATGAGGAAAGCAATGAATATCAGCAAGCTGCTACTTATTTGTTAGAGGCTTTTCCGGCTGGAAGTGAAATTGTCCGGTTGGCACGTTCCGTACAAAGTATCGATGATAAGTCTTCTCCGGAAGATATTAAAAAAGTAATGGAAGAGCGGGTAAAGCCTCTTTATAAAGATTATGATCCGGCTGTGGATGAAAAGATATTGGCTGCCATGATGAAGTTAGCTAAAGAGCGTGTACCGGCACAATATCTTCCTCAGATTTATCGAACGGTTGATAAAAAGTATAAAGGGAATTATGAGAAATATTCTTCTGACTTATTCCGTAAATCCGCTTTTTCAAATTATGATAAATTATATAGTATAGTAAGTAATCCTGGCAAATTTAAAAAGATAGGGAAGGATCCCGCATTTGAATTAGCCCTTTCTGTTATGATTTCGTTTTTTGAATTGCAACAGTTAATGGGTGATTCGGAATATAATATAGCGAAAGGAGAACGGCTTTATTTTGCTGCTTTAAAAGAAATGTATCCTGATAGTGCCTTTTCTTCGGATGCAAACTTTACCAAACGTTTGAGCTATGGTTCTATCGGAGGTTATCGTCCTTACGATGCAACTTGGTTCAATTATTATTCCACGGAGCAAGGTGTTTTAGAGAAACAGGATCCGAATAATGAAGAATTTGCCGTTCAACCTGAAATATTGGATCTCCTGCGGAGTGGCGACTTCGGTATGTATGGTAATGGAAAAGGAGGAATGAATCTTTGCTTTCTTTCCAATAACGATATTACAGGTGGTAATTCCGGAAGCCCGGTGTTTAATAAAGCAGGACATCTTATCGGGCTTGCATTTGACGGAAATTGGGAAGCGATGAGCGGTGATATTGCATTTGAACCGGATTTGCAACGTACTATCAGTGTGGATATCAGGTATGTTCTTTTTATGATTGATAAATGGGGAAAATGCCCTCGCTTGATTAATGAATTGAACTTAGTAAGATAA
- a CDS encoding DEAD/DEAH box helicase — protein MGYESPMPVQEEVIPLLLGEDNDVIALAQTGTGKTAAFGLPIIQKIDVTKYQPQALILCPTRELCLQIADDLNEYSKYVENLKVLPVYGGSSIESQIKTLKRGVHIVVATPGRLLDLMNRKTVDLSAVKNVIMDEADEMLNMGFTDSINAILAEVPPSRNMLLFSATMPQGIANITKKYMKKPKEIVIGVKNEGNKNIKHIYYMVHARDKYLALKRIVDYYPNIYGIIFCRTRKETQEIADKLIQDGYNADSLHGELSQAQRDYVMQKFRVKNLQLLVATDVAARGLDVDDLTHVINYGLPDDVESYTHRSGRTGRAGKTGISIAICHVKEKGKIKEIERILNKKFEKGVMPTGKAICEKQLFNLVDQIEKVKVNEEEIGTLMPSIFRKLEWLDKEDIIKRMVSLEFNRLLDYYRDADEIQVVDERSSRQDDYQEKNRSNSKGTGRASQEGYARMFINIGKADGLYPNVLIDLINIHVPGKVQIGKIDLLSNFSFFEVEEGEAKRVIKSLKGVDFDGRRISVEIAQPSEGYGKGKRSGNPSTKSRSNDKEWRKPFAERGAAKRKNRR, from the coding sequence ATGGGATACGAATCCCCAATGCCAGTACAGGAAGAAGTGATTCCTCTCTTATTAGGCGAAGATAATGATGTTATTGCATTGGCACAGACAGGAACGGGAAAAACTGCCGCATTCGGCCTTCCTATCATACAAAAAATAGATGTAACCAAATACCAGCCTCAAGCCTTAATTCTTTGTCCCACCAGAGAATTATGTTTGCAGATCGCAGACGATTTGAACGAGTACTCAAAGTATGTCGAGAATTTGAAAGTCCTTCCGGTATATGGTGGTTCCAGTATTGAAAGCCAAATTAAAACTTTAAAACGCGGTGTACACATTGTAGTAGCCACGCCAGGACGTTTGTTAGATTTAATGAATCGCAAAACAGTGGATTTAAGTGCTGTAAAGAACGTAATTATGGATGAAGCAGATGAAATGCTTAATATGGGATTTACAGATAGTATTAATGCGATTCTGGCGGAAGTTCCGCCTTCCAGAAATATGTTACTTTTCTCTGCTACGATGCCTCAGGGAATTGCCAATATCACGAAAAAATATATGAAAAAACCGAAAGAAATCGTGATTGGCGTAAAGAACGAAGGAAATAAAAATATCAAACATATTTACTATATGGTACATGCGCGGGATAAATATCTCGCACTAAAACGTATTGTAGATTACTATCCCAACATTTACGGCATTATCTTTTGCCGTACACGGAAAGAAACCCAAGAAATTGCGGATAAATTGATTCAAGACGGGTATAATGCCGATTCATTACATGGTGAATTAAGTCAGGCCCAACGGGATTATGTCATGCAAAAATTCCGTGTAAAAAACTTACAATTATTGGTCGCTACCGACGTAGCCGCACGGGGGTTGGATGTAGACGACCTGACACATGTTATCAATTACGGATTGCCTGATGATGTAGAATCTTACACTCACCGAAGCGGTCGTACAGGACGGGCCGGAAAAACGGGTATCTCTATTGCCATTTGCCATGTAAAAGAAAAGGGTAAGATCAAAGAGATAGAACGCATTCTCAATAAAAAGTTTGAAAAAGGGGTAATGCCTACAGGAAAAGCTATTTGTGAGAAACAGTTATTTAACCTAGTAGATCAAATTGAAAAAGTCAAAGTTAATGAAGAAGAAATCGGAACGTTAATGCCTTCTATATTCCGGAAATTGGAATGGCTGGATAAAGAAGATATTATCAAACGGATGGTATCTTTGGAATTTAACCGCTTGTTGGACTATTACCGAGATGCAGATGAGATACAAGTGGTAGATGAACGGAGCAGCCGCCAAGATGATTATCAAGAAAAAAACCGTAGTAATTCAAAAGGTACAGGCCGTGCCTCACAGGAAGGATATGCCCGAATGTTTATTAATATAGGAAAAGCGGACGGATTATACCCGAACGTTTTAATAGATCTGATAAATATACATGTACCGGGCAAGGTACAAATCGGAAAAATAGATTTATTAAGTAACTTTTCTTTTTTCGAAGTAGAAGAAGGGGAAGCAAAACGCGTTATCAAAAGTTTAAAAGGTGTAGATTTCGACGGACGACGTATCTCCGTAGAGATAGCACAACCTTCAGAAGGATATGGTAAAGGAAAAAGGAGTGGAAACCCTTCCACTAAAAGCCGTTCAAATGATAAAGAATGGCGTAAACCTTTTGCAGAAAGAGGGGCTGCTAAACGTAAAAATAGAAGATAA
- a CDS encoding tyrosine-protein phosphatase codes for MTTLISCATSNVQEIKTLCVRDDIGNYIIKWETFPSIEGSVRIYASNVPDYFEETSPVGIIDIRDEVTTYITIDNTTRKYFLLSFNNQYKNIVGSRAVSADNIQNLRDMGGYVNNEEKTLKWGHIFRSGELDNMSMVDHIRLDNLAINTVIDLRSPYEYSDTEDIYAHLRTIHIPIDDGIDKPEVMERIKQGRMKKGDAILFMQDTYLHFVDKNSEQFAKALDLFLDKNNYPILFHDTLGKDRTGFLAALILIALGVPEETIMKDYLYSNEYINYAALAPEASKLDYDGQETVTTLLSANELFLGVVLKKIKKEYGSLEKYMEQKLNFTIKKQEKLKEIMLY; via the coding sequence ATGACAACACTAATCTCTTGTGCCACTTCCAATGTGCAGGAGATTAAAACATTGTGCGTCCGTGATGATATCGGCAATTATATTATAAAATGGGAAACATTCCCTTCCATTGAAGGTTCTGTCCGGATATATGCCTCAAATGTACCTGATTACTTCGAAGAAACTTCGCCAGTCGGAATTATTGATATACGTGATGAAGTTACTACTTATATTACGATAGACAATACTACTCGTAAATATTTTCTCCTTTCTTTTAATAATCAATATAAGAATATTGTCGGATCACGCGCCGTATCTGCAGATAATATCCAAAATCTCCGGGATATGGGAGGATATGTAAATAATGAAGAGAAAACTTTAAAATGGGGACATATTTTTCGTTCTGGCGAGTTAGATAACATGAGTATGGTAGATCATATCCGGTTAGATAATTTAGCAATCAATACAGTGATAGACTTACGGAGCCCTTATGAATACAGTGATACAGAGGATATTTATGCACATCTCCGAACTATTCATATTCCAATAGATGATGGAATAGACAAACCTGAAGTAATGGAACGAATTAAACAAGGACGCATGAAAAAAGGAGATGCTATACTTTTTATGCAAGATACTTATCTTCATTTTGTCGATAAAAATAGTGAACAGTTTGCTAAAGCACTCGATCTCTTTTTAGATAAGAATAATTACCCTATTCTTTTTCATGATACACTAGGTAAAGATCGCACTGGTTTTTTAGCGGCATTAATATTAATTGCTTTAGGAGTTCCTGAAGAAACCATTATGAAAGATTACCTTTATTCCAACGAGTATATCAATTATGCAGCTTTAGCTCCTGAGGCTAGCAAATTAGATTATGACGGACAAGAAACCGTTACCACCCTATTGAGTGCCAATGAACTTTTCTTGGGAGTCGTTTTGAAAAAAATCAAAAAAGAATACGGTTCATTAGAAAAGTATATGGAACAGAAGTTAAACTTTACTATAAAAAAACAGGAGAAGCTAAAAGAAATTATGCTGTATTGA
- a CDS encoding carbohydrate kinase family protein, with product MRKIIGTGETILDIIFKGSQPHTAVPGGSVFNGLVSLGRFGIPISFISEVGNDRVGDIIQQFMRENHLSTQYIDKFSEGTSPISLAFLDDPNNTHYIFYRDYPAKRLDVDLPPIEEDDIFIFGSYYSLNPALRERMVEILEYAKERKAIIYYDPNFRNAHAHEAIRLMPTILENFEYADIIRGSDEDFLNIFGHNDTEKVYAQNIQFYCRNFITTHGAAGINLYCGKELKHFNVPSITPVSTIGAGDNFNAGIIYGLLKYNIHYHNLAEMTPDKWAPIIQCGIDFSTEVCISYSNYISPEFAEKYSTYLK from the coding sequence ATGCGTAAAATAATTGGCACCGGGGAAACTATATTAGATATCATTTTTAAAGGTTCACAGCCCCACACGGCCGTTCCGGGAGGATCTGTATTTAACGGGTTAGTTTCGCTAGGACGATTCGGAATTCCGATATCTTTTATTAGTGAGGTAGGAAACGACCGGGTAGGAGATATTATTCAACAATTTATGCGAGAGAATCATCTCTCTACTCAATATATCGATAAGTTTTCCGAAGGTACTTCTCCCATCTCCTTAGCTTTTTTAGATGATCCCAATAATACCCATTACATTTTTTACAGAGATTATCCGGCAAAACGTTTGGACGTAGATCTCCCTCCCATTGAGGAAGACGATATTTTTATTTTCGGCTCTTATTATTCTCTTAATCCGGCATTAAGAGAACGAATGGTGGAAATTCTAGAGTATGCCAAAGAGCGAAAAGCTATTATTTATTACGATCCTAATTTTCGGAATGCTCATGCTCATGAAGCCATCCGTTTAATGCCGACTATTCTGGAAAATTTTGAATATGCAGACATAATACGAGGATCGGACGAAGACTTCCTAAATATTTTCGGTCATAACGATACGGAAAAAGTATATGCTCAGAATATCCAATTTTATTGCCGTAACTTTATAACCACCCATGGTGCGGCGGGTATAAATCTTTATTGCGGTAAAGAACTAAAACATTTCAATGTACCCTCCATTACTCCAGTAAGTACAATCGGGGCAGGCGATAATTTTAATGCAGGCATTATTTATGGGCTTTTAAAATATAACATTCATTACCATAACCTTGCGGAAATGACTCCTGATAAATGGGCCCCTATCATACAATGCGGTATAGACTTTTCAACAGAAGTATGTATAAGCTATAGCAACTATATTTCACCAGAATTTGCCGAAAAATATAGCACCTATCTTAAATAA
- a CDS encoding SIS domain-containing protein yields MMNEEISVILKKEADAVLNIPVSANYQDAVTLIIEHVHQQNGKVITSGMGKAGQIAANIATTFSSTGTPAFFLHPSEAQHGDLGIVCENDIMLLISNSGKTRELLELVNLARGLHPHIQFIVITSNPDSPLAKEANVCLLTGAPKEVCPLGLTPTTSTTVMTVIGDILVVSTMKRIQFTYSDYAKRHHGGYLGTISREQSKQKE; encoded by the coding sequence ATGATGAATGAAGAAATTTCGGTCATCTTAAAGAAAGAAGCTGATGCCGTATTAAATATTCCGGTTTCTGCTAATTATCAAGATGCGGTAACCCTTATTATCGAACATGTACATCAACAAAATGGGAAAGTAATTACCAGTGGTATGGGAAAAGCAGGACAAATAGCCGCCAATATTGCTACTACATTCAGTTCTACCGGCACACCGGCATTCTTTCTACATCCAAGTGAAGCCCAACACGGAGACTTAGGGATTGTCTGTGAAAACGATATTATGTTATTAATTTCTAATTCGGGAAAGACACGCGAACTGCTGGAATTAGTAAATTTAGCAAGAGGATTACATCCTCATATCCAATTTATTGTAATAACCAGCAATCCGGATAGTCCTTTAGCAAAAGAAGCGAATGTGTGTTTGTTGACAGGGGCCCCTAAAGAAGTTTGTCCCTTAGGACTTACCCCGACTACTTCTACTACGGTAATGACCGTAATAGGTGATATTTTAGTAGTAAGTACGATGAAACGTATTCAGTTTACCTATTCCGACTATGCTAAACGTCATCATGGAGGCTATCTAGGTACTATTTCCAGAGAGCAAAGTAAACAAAAGGAATAA
- a CDS encoding M16 family metallopeptidase: MHYLTHILPNGLRMVHLPSNSPVSYCGFAVNAGTRDERVDEFGLAHFVEHMIFKGTRKRKAWHILNRMENVGGELNAYTSKEETFVYSIFMEEHFKRAVELLTDLVFESQFPQHEIEKEVDVILDEINSYLDSPSDLIYDEFENILFNGHALGHNILGTEESLLSFNSDSGRSFLQRFYTPENMLFFSMGNIDFKRIVHWLEIHMKEISFSPVQRLRETPPFVLPRQVKLQKDTHQAHVLMGSRGYSMHDKRRIPLFLLNNLLGGPGMNSRLNVTLREKHGLVYNVESTSISYTDTGVQAIYFGTDPKNMDKSIRLVHTELARLRTGKLSTSQLASAKKQLIGQLGISGDNKESIFLGMGKSYLHYNHYDTLPEVYRKVEQVTAEQLLEVANEIFDPDKMFSLLYY, from the coding sequence ATGCATTACTTGACTCATATTTTGCCCAATGGCTTGCGGATGGTTCATCTTCCGTCGAATTCTCCGGTTTCCTATTGCGGATTTGCTGTAAATGCGGGCACTCGTGATGAACGTGTGGATGAATTTGGTTTGGCCCATTTTGTAGAACACATGATTTTTAAAGGTACGCGGAAACGAAAAGCGTGGCATATCCTAAACAGAATGGAAAATGTGGGAGGAGAATTAAATGCCTATACTTCCAAAGAAGAAACCTTCGTTTATTCTATCTTTATGGAAGAACACTTTAAAAGAGCTGTGGAGTTATTAACAGACTTGGTTTTTGAATCTCAATTTCCTCAACATGAGATTGAAAAAGAAGTAGATGTCATTTTAGATGAAATCAATTCTTATCTCGATAGTCCTTCAGACCTTATTTATGATGAATTTGAAAATATCTTGTTTAACGGGCATGCGTTGGGACATAATATTTTAGGTACGGAAGAAAGTTTATTATCGTTTAATTCGGACTCAGGGCGTTCTTTTTTACAACGTTTTTATACGCCGGAAAATATGTTGTTCTTTTCTATGGGAAATATTGATTTCAAACGGATCGTACATTGGTTGGAAATCCATATGAAAGAGATTTCATTTTCTCCTGTTCAACGTTTACGAGAAACACCACCTTTTGTTTTACCACGTCAGGTCAAGTTACAGAAAGATACTCATCAAGCCCATGTTTTAATGGGAAGTAGGGGATATAGTATGCATGATAAAAGAAGGATTCCGTTATTTTTACTGAATAATTTGTTAGGAGGACCAGGGATGAATAGCCGATTAAATGTAACTTTAAGGGAAAAGCATGGTTTAGTATATAATGTAGAATCTACTTCTATTTCTTATACCGATACCGGCGTACAAGCTATTTATTTCGGTACGGATCCTAAAAACATGGATAAAAGTATTCGTTTGGTGCATACTGAATTGGCACGTCTACGAACCGGCAAATTATCTACTTCCCAATTAGCTTCTGCTAAAAAGCAATTAATTGGTCAATTAGGTATATCGGGTGATAATAAAGAAAGCATATTTTTAGGAATGGGTAAAAGCTATTTGCATTATAATCATTACGACACATTACCCGAAGTCTATCGGAAAGTTGAACAAGTTACGGCAGAACAACTTTTAGAGGTCGCCAATGAAATATTTGACCCGGATAAGATGTTTAGCTTGCTATATTATTGA